Genomic DNA from Luteitalea sp.:
TCGGCAAATGCGACAACCGCCGCATCATACCGTGAGGCGTCGACGATATCTAGGTAGGGCCGCCTCGCCGAGGCGGCCGTTCTCTTGTTAGAATGCGCGTTGGGTTTCGGGTGCTTTTCCGCAGCAAGCAGTCCGGATGTTACCTGGCATCGAATGAGGTCGCTATGCAAACGACATCAGCAGATGGGCGCGCTCTGATGGCTCGCCTGTTGGAAGCTCGCGAACGAACGGATGCGCTGTTCGGATTGGTGCAGCCTGAGGCGCTCTACCAACGGCCCATCCCTGCGCGACACCGACTCATTTTCTACGTGGGCCATGTCGAAGCGTTCGACTGGAACCTGCTGAAGGCGCCACTCGATCTCACGCCGTTTCACCAGCGATTCGACGAGCTCTTTGCGTTCGGTATCGACCCTGTCGGCGGGGGCCTGCCAACGGACCAGCCGGAAGATTGGCCAACGATCACCGACGTGTCGGGCTACGCCCAGGATGCGCGCACGCGGCTGGATACGCGACTGCGCGATCTCGAGACGGCATCGGCGCCAAGCATCGACGCGAGACTGCTCGAGGTCGCCGTCGAGCACCGACTCATGCACGCGGAGACCCTGGCATATCTGGTCCATCAGTTGGCGTATGACGAGAAGAGTCCGCAGGCCGAACCGCGCGTGCCATCCACGCCGGCGCCGCAGCTCGACATGGTCGACCTCCCAGCGGGGACCGCCACGCTAGGGCGGACCGACGAGGAGGACGGATTCGGCTGGGACAACGAATATCGTGCCCACGCTGTCCAAGTGCCGGCCTTCGCGATCGATCGCTATCCCGTCACCAACGCGCAGTTTGCGGAGTTCGTGGGCGCGGGAGGCTATCAAGCGCCCGAGCTGTGGAGCAAGGAGGGGTGGGCATGGAGGCTCCGAGACGGCATCGAGCATCCGTGCTTCTGGACCAGCCGCGGCCGGCGCTGGCTGTTCCGCGCGATGTTCCAGGAGGTCCCGTTCCCGTCCGACTGGCCGGTGTATGTGAGCCACGCCGAAGCGGC
This window encodes:
- the egtB gene encoding ergothioneine biosynthesis protein EgtB, with product MQTTSADGRALMARLLEARERTDALFGLVQPEALYQRPIPARHRLIFYVGHVEAFDWNLLKAPLDLTPFHQRFDELFAFGIDPVGGGLPTDQPEDWPTITDVSGYAQDARTRLDTRLRDLETASAPSIDARLLEVAVEHRLMHAETLAYLVHQLAYDEKSPQAEPRVPSTPAPQLDMVDLPAGTATLGRTDEEDGFGWDNEYRAHAVQVPAFAIDRYPVTNAQFAEFVGAGGYQAPELWSKEGWAWRLRDGIEHPCFWTSRGRRWLFRAMFQEVPFPSDWPVYVSHAEAAAYARWAGKRLPSEAEWHRAAYGSADGLERSYPWGDDPPSPAHGNFGFVRWNPVSVAAHPAGASAFGVMDLLGNGWEWTREVFAPFPGFSPFPFYPGYSADFFDGQHFVMKGGCSRTAACFVRRPFRNWFQPHYPYVYAAFRCVVE